A window of Ranitomeya variabilis isolate aRanVar5 chromosome 2, aRanVar5.hap1, whole genome shotgun sequence contains these coding sequences:
- the LOC143808955 gene encoding uncharacterized protein LOC143808955: protein MKDRFNKGIRAAEAQARSGAAASKSVPYKYSRALQFLRAVLGRRQTHSSTLERARPCEAELHASPSDPSQPSHSDSRLAPPSGEPAAGPSGFPLPEASGAPSFGNSRQRQRASDRPAMPEFMHLSTVFQNCFRAFNDKMDSRLSSIEKHLENMEAELSNPAKHFLSTIAKGMVENLTPELQISVMQSCNNAYVRALQQARVMQSATLPVVPSLASMIPTPAAEPLQPPHRGPSAERRHHSHHTSVPPTPAPARPSSSRRSHSGGAAAGGKKHKRKRRHTEAHSEALAAPVETPTARRGSSRSMSSQGQPRKYQRLVLPPPSPTDEPVSPVYPAEGLDLPSCLLDYGSPSYSSPPPRSKTSHTYHSPLVADVDTP, encoded by the exons atgaaggaccgtttcaataaggggatccgtgctgcggaggcgcaagctcggagtggtgctgctgcgtccaagtcggtgccctataaatacagcagggcactacagttcttaagggcggtccttggccgccgaca gacacacagcagcaccctcgagcgagctcgcccctgtgaagcggaacttcatgcatcgccatctgacccgtcacagccctcccacagcgacagcaggcttgcaccaccatctggagaaccggcagccgggccatcaggttttcccctgcccgaggcctctggcgcaccttcgttcgggaattcccgacagcgccagcgggcctcggacaggccagccatgcccgaatttatgcatttgagcacggttttccagaactgtttcaggGCGTTTAACGATAAAATGGACAGTCGTCTGTCCAGTATCGAAAAGCACCTTGAAAATATGGAAGCCGAGCTCTCgaatccggccaaacattttttaagtacaattgctaaaggcatggtggaaaaccttacgccggaactccagatttcggtgatgcagtcctgcaacaatgcctacgtgagggctctgcagcaggctcgggtcatgcagtcagcgacactgccagtagtaccgtcgctggctagcatgattccgactcctgctgcagagccactccagccaccccaccgaggtccaagtgccgagcgacgccaccacagccaCCATAccagtgtgccgccgactcctgctcctgccaggccctcatcctcccgtaggagtcattctgggggagctgccgcaggaggaaaaaaacacaaaaggaaGAGGAGACACACAGAGGCACAcagtgaggctctggctgctccagtagAGACACCAACTGCGCGCCGTGGCTCTAGCCGCAGCatgagcagccagggccaaccaagaaaATATcaaaggcttgtgttgcctcctccctcccctacagatgagccggtttccccagtataccctgcggagggtttggacctgccTTCCTGCCTCCTGGATTATGGCTCACCCTCCTATTCCTCTCCCCCTCCCCGTTCAAAAACATCACACACATACCATTCACCGCTGGTAGCggatgttgataccccctaa